One Fundulus heteroclitus isolate FHET01 chromosome 11, MU-UCD_Fhet_4.1, whole genome shotgun sequence DNA segment encodes these proteins:
- the nhp2 gene encoding H/ACA ribonucleoprotein complex subunit 2-like protein — MTKVKKEKITEEGAEPAAESGGTERSYAELIAHLNPIAQPLASRKLSKKLYKCVKKAAKVKNIRRGVKEVQKFINKGEKGIVVMAGDTLPIDVYCHLPIMCEDRNLPYAYIPSKVDLGSSAGSKRPTCVILIKPHEDYQDAYDECLDEVSCLPKPL; from the exons ATGACTAAAGTGAAGAAGGAGAAGATTACCGAGGAAGGAGCGGAACCGGCGGCGGAGTCCGGCGGAACCGAGCGGAGCTATGCGGAGCTGATCGCTCACCTCAACCCCATCGCTCAGCCGCTGGCCTCCAGGAAGCTCAGCAAGAAGCTCTACAAGTGCGTTAAAAAAG cCGCTAAGGTGAAGAACATCCGGAGGGGAGTGAAGGAGGTGCAGAAGTTCATCAACAAGGGGGAGAAAGG CATCGTGGTGATGGCCGGCGACACGCTGCCCATCGACGTCTACTGCCACCTGCCCATCATGTGCGAGGACCGGAACCTGCCCTACGCCTACATCCCGTCCAAAGTG GATCTGGGCTCGTCTGCCGGCTCCAAGCGGCCGACCTGCGTGATTCTGATCAAACCTCATGAGGACTACCAGGACGCCTACGACGAATGTTTGGACGAGGTGTCCTGCCTGCCCAAACCGCTGTGA